GGGGGTGTCTATTAACCGATGCCGAATTTTCCCTAAAACTCCGGGACTTTTTTGCCCACAACCCGGACGTTTCTATGAATGAAGCAAAGCTGCTTCGATACGGGAGACATTTTCGGGTCAGCGAAAAGGTCAAAGTAATCTTAGGAAGAAACAGAGAAGAAAATGAGGCATTGGCAGAATTGGCAGATCATACCATGACCCTTTTTCAACCTCTTGGGTTTCCAGGACCGGTTGCACTGATTACCGGGCCTGTTGATTCTTCTCAGCATGAGTTGGTGGCAAGCATGGTGCTTCGTTACAGTAAGAAGGCGGGCAGGGGGCCTTATCAATTTTCTTACCGAAAAGGAAATGGGGAAGGGAATTTGGCCCTTGAGAAACCGTTAGAAGGGCCTTTCCCCCTTCAAATTCACTTGAGCAGCGAACTTTTAAGCATCCAGGGATGATACTTGAACATTTAGCAGTTGGGCTTTTTCAATGTAACTGCCTGATCCTGGGTTGTGAAACCACCCATGATGCTATTGTGGTGGATCCGGGTGACGAGGCGGACCGTATTCTGGAGATTTTAGGCCACCGTGGACTAAAACTCAAAGCCATTCTTCATACCCATGCCCATCTGGACCACGTAGGAGCAACTCACCAACTTCAATCCATAACCGGTGCTTCTGTGGCCCTTCATGGTGAGGACCTTTTTCTTCACTCTAATCTAAAAATGCAAGCTGAATTTTTGGGCCTTCCGGTTCCCACCCCTGCCCGAATTGATCACTTTTTAAAAGATAAGGAGGAAGTCAAGGTGGGAGACCTTCAAACGCAAATTCTGCATACACCGGGACATACCCCCGGTTCAATCTGTTTCCATTTTCCAGGGGAAAGGGAAATCCTTTTAACAGGAGATACCCTTTTTGCTGGGAGCATCGGGCGTACAGACCTCTGGGGGGGATCCTACGATGATATCCTCAACTCCGTTCGCCAATTAATGGAATTTAAGGATGAGACCGAGGTTTTCCCAGGCCATGGCCCAGTTACCACCATTGCCCAGGAGCGTAATTCCAACCCTTTCGTTCAGGAATTGTTCTAAAAGAATGGATTGAGTTCTCCATTTTGGTTTTTCCCCATACCTTTCCCCAAGAAATCCCCAATATCTGTGTCCAGTGAACCCGTGCTGTCCTTTTAGAGAAAATTATTATCCACTCTTTCCCTAAAGGCTCCCTTGCATGGTTTTCCTAAGCCCTTTGGGGAATTTAATCGGTTTTCTAAGAAAATTGATTTTTATTGATATTTCAAGGTGTTTGCACTAGGAATCCTTCCTCCTTGGTAATTGGTTTGGAGTTCCCAGAGGGTACAAAACTTGCAAAGTCAGACTATGGTCATTCCACTCCAAAAAAGAAGAAAAATTAAATATGGTTTTTGGCAAACATTATCGTTCCGTCTTAAAACCGCTTTTTCTAACAACCTCCCTCCTCACAATCCTATTCCTTTATCCTGAAATAGCCTTCAGTCAAACCGTAAATATTGTCCCTACAGGGAAAGTAACACCCTTAGATGATTCAAGTGACGATATTGCCGATATCCAGGCTGATGATGCTGGTGGGGCTCCGGTTGGTAGAGAAAGTTTAGGTGATGGGCAATATACCCTTCGCAGAACTAAGGTTATGGCGGTTACAAACTTTGATGTGTCATCCATTCCGGGTGGTTCAACAATTACAGATGCTGTATTGCATCTACAATATGGAACAGAAGCGGGCAATTTCACCGCCACAAATTCTGTGAGATATGATAACGGAGGAGGATTGTTCAACACCTCCATTCAACCGGTAAATACCAACGGGGTATGGAGTCCTGCGGGTCCAACATTAGACGAACAATTTAATCTTTTTGCAGTTGGCGTTGATACCCTTACCGAACTTCAAAATCTTGTATTGGAATACACCAATAATGGAGGCGGGGGAAGTAAGGGGTTAAGTTTTGATTACCTTTATATTGAGGTGATTTATAGCCTCCCCAATCAAGCCCCAGATGGCGTCATTGATACGCCGGTTGGCAATGTAACGATTACCGAAGGGGAAAGTGTCAACTTCACAGGGACCGGAACGGATCCGGATAATAATCTGCCGTTAACATTCTTGTGGGATTTCAATGGGGGAGCCACCAATTCCACGGCAGAAGATTCTGGTGCTGTGACGTTCAGCACCGCGGGGGTCCACACGGTAACCTTCACGGTAACGGATAGTTTAGGTCTAGCCGATCCGACACCGGATACACGAACGATTACGGTGAATGCCAATCAAGCCCCCAATGGCGTCATTGATACTCCCGCAACCAATGTCACCATAAACGTGGGCCAGAGTGTCAGCTTTACCGGAACGGGCACGGATCCGGATAATCACACACCCTTTAGCTTCCTGTGGGATTTCAATGGTGGCGCGACCAATTCCACGGCAGAGGATCCAGGGGCGGTGACGTTCAGCACCGCGGGGGTCTACACGGTGACCTTCACGGTAACGGACAGTTTGGGACTTTCAGATCCTACGCCGGATACTCGGACGATTACGGTGAATGCGAACCAAGCCCCCAACGGCGTTATCGATACTCCGGCAACCAATGTGACCATCAACGTGGGTCAGAGTGTTAGTTTTACGGGAACCGGTACCGACCCAGATAATAATCTACCGTTAACGTTCCTATGGGATTTTGGAGGCGGAGCGACTAATTCTACAGCAGAAGATCCGGGGGTTGTGATCTTCAATACGCCTGGTATCTATAATGTTACCTTTACGGTGACGGATAGTTTAGGGCTGGCTGATGG
This DNA window, taken from Nitrospiria bacterium, encodes the following:
- a CDS encoding PKD domain-containing protein translates to MVFGKHYRSVLKPLFLTTSLLTILFLYPEIAFSQTVNIVPTGKVTPLDDSSDDIADIQADDAGGAPVGRESLGDGQYTLRRTKVMAVTNFDVSSIPGGSTITDAVLHLQYGTEAGNFTATNSVRYDNGGGLFNTSIQPVNTNGVWSPAGPTLDEQFNLFAVGVDTLTELQNLVLEYTNNGGGGSKGLSFDYLYIEVIYSLPNQAPDGVIDTPVGNVTITEGESVNFTGTGTDPDNNLPLTFLWDFNGGATNSTAEDSGAVTFSTAGVHTVTFTVTDSLGLADPTPDTRTITVNANQAPNGVIDTPATNVTINVGQSVSFTGTGTDPDNHTPFSFLWDFNGGATNSTAEDPGAVTFSTAGVYTVTFTVTDSLGLSDPTPDTRTITVNANQAPNGVIDTPATNVTINVGQSVSFTGTGTDPDNNLPLTFLWDFGGGATNSTAEDPGVVIFNTPGIYNVTFTVTDSLGLADGTPDTRTITVNANQAPNGVIDTPLGNVTINEGQSVSFTGTGTDPDNNLPLTFLWNFGGGATNSTAEDPGAVTFSTAGVYTVTFTVTDSLGLADPTPDTRTITVNAPPNGVINTPAGNVTITEGEAVTFTGTGSDPDNNLPLTFLWNFNGGATNSTAEDPGTTTFNTPGIYTVTFTVTDSLGLADPIPDTRTVTVNANQAPNGVIDTPLSNVTITEGQSVSFTGNGTDPDNNLPLTFLWDFNGGATNSTVEDPGAVTFNTAGVYTVTFTVT
- a CDS encoding MBL fold metallo-hydrolase, which codes for MILEHLAVGLFQCNCLILGCETTHDAIVVDPGDEADRILEILGHRGLKLKAILHTHAHLDHVGATHQLQSITGASVALHGEDLFLHSNLKMQAEFLGLPVPTPARIDHFLKDKEEVKVGDLQTQILHTPGHTPGSICFHFPGEREILLTGDTLFAGSIGRTDLWGGSYDDILNSVRQLMEFKDETEVFPGHGPVTTIAQERNSNPFVQELF